Sequence from the Rutidosis leptorrhynchoides isolate AG116_Rl617_1_P2 chromosome 3, CSIRO_AGI_Rlap_v1, whole genome shotgun sequence genome:
TCTAGTTGGAATAGAAACAACGAAATAAGAATGAAATGGGTTAGTTCATTTGGATGGCTTGGTTGAAAGAAAAATATAGAAGTGAAACAGTACCGGTTCAGTTGGTTGTGTCCACCGTTGAAGTGGGTGGTGGAGAATAATCATGGTAGCGTACAGCAGTCTGCGGTGGTGGTGGGTGTCGTGCAAGTGAAATAGAAACGGTGAAGGTAGAGTCGTCATGGAGTTGATGTGGTGGCGTTAGAACGAGAAAGTGATGGTTGATGATGTTTGTTATGGTTGCTGCAGCAGTAACACTTCAAGTAAAACTCAAAAGATTCATAGTGATGGTGGTTCAAGATGTTTCATCTTCGAGATGGGTTGTGATTTACTTAAAAACCAAACGAAACAATTACAAAAATGAGGGTGATGATTTAAGTCGATGGTTATGATAGTTCTCGGATACTAATAGAAAAGGAAGAGATTGAGAGATGGTTGTTTGTTCTTGATGGGTGGTGGTCGAAAGTGGTTTTCAATTGATGATGGTGATTATAAGGTTGTCCGATGGTTTGTGGTGTCAGGTGGAAGGGTGATGGTGGAGAGGTGGTGATGAGAGTTTATCAAATGGAAAGAGAAAGACAATAGATGAAGAAGATGTGTATTGTGCTTTTTGTGTGCATATGTATCATTATCTATCTATCTTATGTCCGTGTACTAATAGTATCAATCAGACACACTAATAATAATTGATCAATATGGGTTGTAGAATTCATGGTGTCGACAGAAACAAAAGACAAGAAAGGAATAAAGAGAGATAGTGATGTGGTTTTGATTGTAATGAATCTGTTTTCAATCTCAATCACAAATTAGTATGGAGTAAAATGCTAatctatattaaatataattatggtTGTCAAAAGCAAAAATAATTAGTTCATTGAAATCAATAGCAGTGTACACCACTTTAATCCTCATATTTCACGGAATCAGGAGATCAGCAATTTATAACAAGTTGATGGGCCTTACAGATCTTTTTCATTACGCGTAAataatttatttttatatcttatatttaataattactaaatacattaataataataataatattgttaataattatcctaataataataaatattaataacaatgataataataataatttttaataataattattattactaatagtgttgataatactattaataaaaataataatattaatataacaaattaatattagtacataattatttacataaaatgaagtattatataatttatatatttaattatatatgtatatattacaattagttgttcgtaaatcgtccagaatggttgaaggtcaaatgaatatatgaaacagttcaaaattttcgagactcaacattacagactttgcttatcgtgtcggaaacatataaagattaagtttaaatttggtcgaaaatttccgggtcgtcacaagttaaACCATAAAGGAACCAGTTATCTTCGTCAATTTTCTAAGGACATATACAAACCCCAAAGCTCAAGCAGTCCAACAGTTGCCTCTAGCAGCCGCCGCCAACAACTGAAAACGGCAACCAACTGCTACCGGCGGACGGACCACCGAGTTCTCCCGGATTTCAACATAAAACACGATCCTCCTAACCCCTGCCACATATACCCATCCCTACCCAAAACCGAAGCCCAACCTAGTGAGATGTAGAGTTCCAGGCGGAACTCGTCGCCTACAAACCAAACTTAGAAGTGAAATGGCAGTGGAAACGGAGAAAGATACGGCAAGGCAAACCCAACTACCAGCCAGAATCGCCACaaaaaaacccaaaaccctaacgtTTCCCAGAATCCGAGTAGGAAACACCTGGATTCGTCGCATgaaaaccagaaaagagacatgagCAGTAGATCGACGCCAAAACCGCCAGAGAAGAGAAAGATGGAGGACCTTTATTCCGACAAAAAGCTAGTAAAACTGAACCACCGGCGAGATGTCGGTGGTCGGAGAGGATATCATCACGAGATCTACAAAATAGATGGGTTCTTGAACGACGATTTTTGTGTTGTTAATGAAAGCATAAGGTGGTGTTAGGTAAGTTTGAAAAGCTTTGGTCAAAGAAGGGAAAGGGGAGacagaaaattattattattattattatatatatatatatatatatatatatatatatatatatatatatatatatatatatatatatatatatggttgtggTGAATTAATATAGAGTTATCCCTAAACTTCATAAATAATAAAATCATTTAAAACAATTTAACTTCAAAGTTGTGATAATACTACTatatcattcattttttcttgcaaaCAATTAAGTGTGATATAACTTCTACGTTAaatcatttattatataaatatcagtatcaaaattatataaataaaatgaatGCTTAACAACACgtaaagaagtagtaataatatgtTAATAACAAAGAATGTATATTCAACATTTGGTCCGGTTCAATTATTGGTTTTTTTTTCGAGTTTGGTCTGTCCCGTATCGAGGACCGAAAAAACTTATAGATTTAGGACCATGAACTAAACCGAAACTCTGCGGCTATGCTTGGTTATGATTTAGTTCGTTCTTCAAGTTTATTCGATTTTTACCGTAATATGCACACCACTATTTCCCCTCACTTATAAGTTACATAGCTTCGATAATCAGATACCTCATGGattatatgaaattatatatatggtCCTTATCTATTGTAAATTACATCGGTAGTTCCTTATAAATTTGGTAGTGCACGACGACCGTCGTTTTAATTTTAATGAAATTACATCAGTCATCTTTATCTTTTAAAAATTACCGTGATCGTCCCTCACTAACTTACTTTAAGTGTATTTTGTTTGTTCATGATTTACTTTGAATGTGCGTTAATAAAGAGGGATAATTAACATGCATTTTAAGTAAATAACAGAGCATTAACATGCATTTTAAGTAAATAATAGAGTATCGACGACTCAACGTACACTTTTAAGTATGTAAGAAACGATCAGTTCAATTTTCAAAAGATAAGAACAATTGATATAATTTAACGAATGACAAGAAGACTATTGGTGTGATTTTTAAAAGTTAAGAATGATGTAATTTCATGTAAACAATGGATAATTACAGGTCGTTTCTAGTtgtttctttttttcttcttcccCGAGAGATATTTTCACCCGATTGGATATTTTAAATTGTGCAAATGGATGAAAATTATAGGGTCGAATTTGGTTAACTTCTGTTTCAAATATATTGTTTTTTCAATCCTAAAAACAACACAATCAAGTAAAAATAAAAGGTGTAACATCACCAGCTTAAAGTGACGATGTTTAACCTAACCAACAATGCATGTTGCATCTAAACCTGTTTACACCATCACCGATATCAAATATTACTATATTAAATATTAGACGAAAATGACGACTAATACTGAGGGTATATTTTAggcttttcaccttttttttttttctttttttccctTTTAACTAATTTACATTTAACCACAAACACCCtcaaactttgttcaaaaattaaaatcagcCCCCAGAACAGGGGAATAAAGTGTCAAAACAACATTCTcataaaaatcttaaataaactccactcaaatattcaacgggtcatatcttctcgctcacaacgagttaaatttttccgacaccatcgttaaactcgaaataaatttacgaacacaatgtcactaactatacgcaaaacggacactttttaaaaaacgctaaatatttggagtatttttcatacacgttgatttttctCTCGCAGGCTCCATaactattttcatctattaacaacaCACATgagtcttattattattttttagttATTTAGTGATTTTTTAGATATATCTCAGTAAATCTTCTACTCTTAAATCATACGAAGTGTTAATATAAGATAACGACTTAATTGCGTTATATTTTGAAAAGtcaacaattccatagcgaaacgcggagatgcacatatattgttattttaaaataacatttaaatctttgactggttataccttttagttcgactcgagttgcgcttcaacgacatgatcgttagccacacgaaataattttacaaactaaacacaataaaatacattgaaaaccgaacccccggcgcgaaacgAGTGTTCGAAAACTAGTTTATAATAATAGCTTACAAAACCCACATAGGGCAAAAACAGCCCCTTTAATCCTCTTTCTGGGCCAACTTATCTTTTCAAAATTTCAAACCGCATACTATGACCAAATTATACAAATCACAAATTCCCTGAACCATGGCGTTTCATCACTGCATTCTTAACTAGTACTTGGAGCTTTAAGAACAGTACAATCACATGAGGAGTCAACTAATACAGATATGGGTTATTTTTGTTTAGTCTACAAAAGGTTGAGAGTCCATGCATAGGTGGACTAATTTTTGTTGGAACTGTCCATATAATTCGCCAACAGCCATCACATCTTCATTTTGTGGGTTCAGTCCAGGCAAATTAAGCAACTTTTCTTTAATTGAAGAATCTGCCTCTTTGTTCGTCTCTAAGGACCCGATAAATTCAGCATGAATTTCCCGACAGGCGGTAATGAACATTGCAGCAGTATCAGGTTGTTGAGCGTCACGGAGTGCTGCCAGCGCATCTTGTAATGAACCGGCTGCTATATACAATATCAAGGCTCTGAATTGAAAATCGACAAAGGATACTATTGTTAGAATCAGAATATAATGAGCATACACAACGCATGTTCAGTAACAGTTCAAAACAGTTTCTTGGCACGGGTCAGGTTGACCCGTAAAGAGTTCTGATTAAAATTAGTGAGTAAATCTGATTACAAGTTCAGTAGAAACACATGTCGGATAAAATTATTTGGTTGGGTTTACCCACAAGTTCAGTAGAAACACTTGTGGGCCTTTTTTGTTATTTGACATTTTATGATAAGCATAAGCAACTGACCCATGTTCATTAGTATATGGGTCAAAACTGCCACCTGCTAGTATTAAGGGCGTGGATAGTATTGACTCATGAAGAAATAGCAACTAAATAAAGAAAATCTGGTGAACGTGATCACAATCAAGCGAAAAGAAATGTCAATACCTCCATATGTTATGTTCAGCATGAAGAACGTGTTCGGCCCATCTATGTAATACCCTGCAAAACCACATTTTATGAAAGAAGATGTATCATGTTTAATTGATTTAATTGGGTGAAAGAAACTGCAAATATGTGAATTTGATAAGCAGAAATATGCAAAAAACAATCCGCTAACAACTAACATAATACCAGCATATATGGTCATACTAATATGCTTAGTTCTTTTTCTATATATACTGGATTGAGGAAAACAAGAGATTGTTAAAGTTTCAATGGAGATGCAAACCTTGCATAATCTGTTCCACGTAAATGAGTTGCTGCCAGTGTTGCAGCATCCGTCCAGCATCCTGCATCTTGTAGCTGAAATATCGATGCAGTTAAAATTAATGAATCATACATGATTACAAAATTCAGAAATCAAtgcaaaaaaaacaaaaacaaaaacaaaaacaaaaaaaactttTCGAAATGTGATCATTGAAGAAAAACTATTCTATTTCATATATATTGCAGAAACCAGAGGATGTTATTAAAATTGTTCAAATTTGTAAGCAATAGAACAACACCTGCGAACATGCTTCTTGATATCTTCCTACAGCACAGAGCAGATGCGTGCCAGACAATGACCTGTCAGTCTCTACCATATTTGCTGCAACCACCTATCAATACAACAAGTGGACAAGCAGCAATTgttaaatttataaatataaatagaatGTATGATAAATTGATATTTCAGAGGGGGGAATCATATGCTTATATTGAATCCAAGTTACCTTTACTGCAAGTTCATTTAAGGATCTCGATACTGCAGATGAAAGAGCAACAGCACGCAAAGCATTCGGATAGAAGTAAGGGCTCTCTGGAGGAGTCGAAAGCATTAAACTCACAGCAGCTTCCAAATTACCAATTGACACAAGCCTAATCATCACAAAAATCAAATATAAGAAACCAAATTACCTTGCATTCAAGATGATGTCATACGACAAGAGGTACCCATTTCGATCCATTTACTTATATAGGGGTCAGTTTAATTGTTTTCTTAATTTAGTACAGGTCAAATAACTATATTTAACTAAAACGAGAACAAGTCAAGTCGGTGTAAAGCCGCCCAAAGTCTATTTTCATTTATCCAACCTAATTTTATTTTAAGGTTTATATTATAATGGAATTATTACTGTGATATTGTTTTTAAAAATACAATTGATGCAGCATATATTCATGTTTAGATATGGACAACATAAGACCTGTTCATTACCCAACCCACCCATCTTGCCACCTATGTAAGATGTAATAAGAATCGGATACACCAACTCGGTAACAAAGTAAAGCATGATTAACAGTAGATTGATAGAATTACACTCACTCATGAACTCGATTCTGTATAGCCTCTTCATCTTCTAACTTCTCATGCCAAGGAATACGTTCACTAGCAGTTTGCCATAACTCGTCTTGCTCAAAAGCCATCAACTTAAGTTCACCGTCACTCTGCAGAAAGAGGCGCCGGTATTGATATAAGATAACTATCTTCTCAACAAAAAAAGTTATATTCTTAATAAATTTCGCCTACTCAAGAAGTGCCTAATAAACCACAAAATGGCATTCTATGATTATGCTTCTGCACAGTAAAATGAGTCACAAAACTATGAGTATCTAAGGTGAGTTTTAGCAACAGTGATGAATCTTTGTTAGGACCTACGAATACCAGAGGCGGACCTTCAAGGGAGGCGTGGAAGGGTGCCAGCCCTCCCAGTATTTTGCGTTATTAGTAGAAATTTAATATTATACAGGTTTAAAAAATAAAACTTTTATATATTAGCCCTTCCAGAATATTATAACTAGCTCTTCCAAAATACGTTGGAATATTTTCGCCCTCTCAGTAGTAGAGTTCAAGATCCGCCACTGACGAATACAGCAGAGAAATAAAACCTAAAAGGGAAAAGGGATGCTCGTACTCTATGATAAAAAGTCTGGGAAAGACTTCAAAAGGATATTTTGTGCTcacaatattaaaaacaaaaaagcTTACCATATCATTTCTTTTACTTAGTCCAGTTCCTGATTTTCCCTTCGAAGATATCCTACTTAGCAATGAAACATCATCAGTTTCTGAAGATGATTTTTCTGAGGTCTTTTGCATAGATTTGCTAGCCaaattgttcatcaagtgcttaagtGCGCGAGGCAATTGTAACCAAAAGTAAGCTTCGGATGTTTCACCAAATATTGCAGCTGCAAAAGAGAATCTTGCAGCTGAACCTTTATTAAGTATAGACGCATACTGTCGCACCCTCTCATCATCAAGTATGCAACCTATAGCAaccaaattaaaaacaaaaaaaatacaaaaacTTTAGGAAATTATCTCAACAGTATGATTCAGGATAAACTCCAAGATGTAATGTGTTCAGAACCACACCTTCACTCTGGTAAGGCTCTAATACTTTAAGAAGCAATTCTGGTACAACAGAATCACCAATACTAGGTATATCAATTAGATAGCTACGAAGATCGCCTGTAGATAATGCAGTTTTTAATAATTGAGACTGTTGTCCCTTAGCGATAGTTGTACTATATGTGTTAAACCATGAAGGCTTTACACCACATTGTAAGATCAACCGCAGTGCCTGTCAGTATTAGGGGATTAAAAAAACTTGTTCAACATTCCAATGCGTAAATTGATATTTGCAATACAACAAAGTAAAACACAACTTGTCCGAATTTAGCGGTGCATCTGCCATTCAGGAGATAGAAATTTATAAGTTGATACTTGCAATACTTACTAAGGCATGAGCTGTGGGAAGCAATATAGGAGAACATAAAGGCATTGGCCGAAATCGCTCCTTGATAGATCCAGACTGTGCTCCATAACCAATTCTCTTATCACTGCATAGAAAAATAAGAAATTTCTACTGAGCATAAGCTTATTATAAGTATGAGGTTtttaattccaaaaaaaaaaaaaaagaacttgaAAGCCAAAGCACTGTAACAGTaaattatataaattcttcagcaaGCTTGAATAGTTATCACACATACATGTTAACCTCAACAAGTCGAAAGCTACTATCTGCTCCAGTAATGCACAATACCAACGGATCATTTTTATCAGTTCGCACTGGCAACCAATCGAGTTCCAGCACAAGGGTTCCAGGAAACTGAGGCTGTAGTAAAGAGTTAGCTAACGGATCAGGTGAATCCTGCAATAGAGAAACAATTTTAAGTTAGAATTTAAGCAACAGCAAGAAAGAAAAGAATAAAGTCACGCTACTTCTCTCACAAGATCAAACACAGAAAATGTATTGTCGTTGAACAAGACAGCAATACGACCGCGGCTACGATCTCCGGGAACAACAGGCGAGAACTTGATTCTCCTAATCCCTTCTCGGTGAGTGTTGAAAGAGGAAGATTGTCCAGTTGTGACGTCCCACCATCGTATGTTTCCTGACCTGTCCCCCATTACCTGAACATATCAATCGATCGCTGTATAGATCATGAGAGGCAAACCACAACTTCCACACACGTAAACCAACTAAACAATATACAAAGAAAATGATACTAACCACATGAGGCAAACGATAGGCCATGGCTCTGACAGGTCCATCAGAAGAAACGAGAGAAGAAGCAGGCCATTTGGGTCTGCACAGTGATGAACATAATTTGTAAACTTATGAACCCCACTTCATAATACGTAAACCAACTAAACAAGAAAATGAAAAACGAAATTGAAAAATACGTCAACGATTAATCAGATTTCAGTTAAAAAAAGATATCCTGATGTGCATAAAGCTTAATAGATTTCTGGAAACTCCAGAAAGTGCTTCCTGAGTATTTCAATGAGTCAACTTGCTATGACCTACTGTTTAGTCATAAGCAAAGTTGACCTGAAAGGATTTCTAGGGCATCCTTGACTAACTTAAAAGGTTGTTAGCAGCAGTCAGGATAGATTTACTGTCAGACGACGAgatattgcaaaagtaattcaaGATAACATCAGTTGATAAGTAATCTGTTTCTTTTAGAGAATAATTACTTGAAATCTCGGATCCTTCGACCATGAACTTCAAACACCCCAAGGGCGCCATTCACCAGTGCAAAAGCAAAACTCTCAGAAAATTCTTCTTGAGTTCCATCTGCATTCACTGCCTCTGTGCATTACAGTTTAATTGCGAGCATTGTAAGTTTGTCAAATCCAAGGTACCTCGGAATTCAATTCATAACAGCAGTAACAGATGTAAATCTCATTAGATTAAGGTTACAGGTTTTGTACTCAGGGTCTTATATTTGGGTACCAATATGATGATTAACAACTTGATGGGACTCCATGATACATACTATGAAAATTCAAAGAAATTTTAGAGACTATATGTGACTCATAGCTTAACCATGTTATGTCAGAAGTATTTAAGTGATGTCGGCATCAAAAGTACCACATCAAAAGTAAGATTAGAAAAAGGTGGAAGCATAGACACCAAGATCATTAAGTGGTATCTCAAGGGAGCTTAAGGTTGCACAGCTTCTTTTAGTTTATTAAATGTTGCGAATCTAGTTTCTGGAataatttgtttagtttcatatatataaACCCACAGCTATcaatttataatgataattatttgtGCTGACTAAGTTTTGGTTTATAAGACAAATTCTATTATCTAGTTTACCTTCATTTTATTTCCTTAGAATGTAGGTCATCTATTTGATATATTATGTAGCCTGGGGGTAGATTTAAATAAACCATTGAACAAAAAAATCAAGAACGAGAAACTTTCGTTTGTTAAATGTAATAGCAAGGTTTGATGTACTGATGTTTGTAACTATGATAACCTCATTAATGGTCATAAAAAATGGATCCATGTGAATGGGGTTGGGTCAAATATTGTAAGTACAGTGTTTCATGATGGCTATGCTATCAACTCACTAGAATCTGTCGTGGATGCCATGCCATCAGGTGGCACAGCAGCTTCCGTTTGCTTGGCGGATTCACTCTGTGTTGGTCGCGGAACGGTAGGAAGAGTCCAC
This genomic interval carries:
- the LOC139898374 gene encoding uncharacterized protein isoform X1 is translated as MSTVQRPPPTTSYDYMLPGPPSRNNGGSADLRSTGLLAYAAGSSVAIVDTHTMQLVSVLPLPPPPPSSGTGNLSPFVTAVRWCPTPLRMDLLSHDPTSAHSHLLLAAGDRQGRICLLDPRVKSSSNNSNTLIFLQTDPVSKLGIQDLNWIRSGSGSGYDSWIIAAITGSSLLSLFEPSTGRCFFKYDVAPEVFSCIRRDPFDSRHFCVVGLRGFLLSVKVHGDSSESDVVLKEIEIGTDVTELNKLEKDAANANASNSGVSNNAPAMSLYPNYVAKLAFSPHWKHILYVTFPRELVVFDLQYKKVLFRVGLPRGCGRFMDVLPDPSLEVVYCAHFDGRFSAWRCKEGEQVHVMCMMEELMPSLGTPVPSPSVLVVVISRSDSTLQNVLKHLSDRHHTSSPETEIEVDLDNPFDFHDESQVVSKTHLISISDDGKIWNWLLTAEGQTENQKDASDVDYVAETKAEGMESSFDSVKDVVVQTDKENVRKGRSSASKRSQDDLTLKISLVGQLHLLSSAVTMLAVPSPSLTATLARGGNHPAVAVPLVALGTQSGSVEIIDVSANAVAASFSVHDSVVRGLRWLGNSRLVSFSYSEGNEKTGGYTNRLVVTNLRTGLNRTFRVLQKPERTPIRALRASSSGRYLLILFRDAPVEVWAMTKTPIMLRSLALPFTVLEWTLPTVPRPTQSESAKQTEAAVPPDGMASTTDSKAVNADGTQEEFSESFAFALVNGALGVFEVHGRRIRDFKPKWPASSLVSSDGPVRAMAYRLPHVVMGDRSGNIRWWDVTTGQSSSFNTHREGIRRIKFSPVVPGDRSRGRIAVLFNDNTFSVFDLDSPDPLANSLLQPQFPGTLVLELDWLPVRTDKNDPLVLCITGADSSFRLVEVNIDKRIGYGAQSGSIKERFRPMPLCSPILLPTAHALALRLILQCGVKPSWFNTYSTTIAKGQQSQLLKTALSTGDLRSYLIDIPSIGDSVVPELLLKVLEPYQSEGCILDDERVRQYASILNKGSAARFSFAAAIFGETSEAYFWLQLPRALKHLMNNLASKSMQKTSEKSSSETDDVSLLSRISSKGKSGTGLSKRNDMSDGELKLMAFEQDELWQTASERIPWHEKLEDEEAIQNRVHELVSIGNLEAAVSLMLSTPPESPYFYPNALRAVALSSAVSRSLNELAVKVVAANMVETDRSLSGTHLLCAVGRYQEACSQLQDAGCWTDAATLAATHLRGTDYARVLHRWAEHVLHAEHNIWRALILYIAAGSLQDALAALRDAQQPDTAAMFITACREIHAEFIGSLETNKEADSSIKEKLLNLPGLNPQNEDVMAVGELYGQFQQKLVHLCMDSQPFVD